One Streptomyces sp. SAI-135 DNA segment encodes these proteins:
- a CDS encoding ricin-type beta-trefoil lectin domain protein, whose product MKKYWAPLAAALAATLGMGAAWPATATATEAPASVTRAAAPTPLRLMPLGNSITWGVGSPSGNSYRSFLANKLTAEGHTLDFVGSGRNGTMSDPDNEGHSGWRIDQIAGIADSVLARYRPNVVTLEIGTNDLNGNYQIPTAADRLRALIDQITRAAPDATVLVGTVIISTSATEEANRPAFNAKLPGIVQAQQAAGKRVRLVDMSALTTADLSDALHPNDSGFGKMADAFNAGIQAADAAGWIKPPDSAVGQVRSGIAGKCLGVTGGNSANGTPAEIRTCDGSAAQTWSARSDGTLRALGKCLDVTGRGTANGTKIEIWDCNGGTNQQWQTYNGGYRNPVSGRCLDDPNASTTDGTQLVLWDCNGGAHQQWTALPVS is encoded by the coding sequence ATGAAGAAGTACTGGGCACCCTTGGCCGCAGCGCTCGCGGCCACCCTCGGAATGGGCGCAGCGTGGCCTGCCACGGCCACCGCCACCGAGGCGCCGGCCTCCGTCACGCGGGCCGCAGCGCCCACGCCCCTGCGGCTGATGCCGTTGGGCAACTCGATCACCTGGGGCGTCGGCAGCCCGTCCGGGAACAGCTACCGGAGCTTTCTGGCGAACAAGCTGACGGCCGAGGGACACACCCTGGACTTCGTCGGCTCGGGACGCAACGGCACCATGTCCGACCCGGACAACGAAGGCCACTCCGGCTGGCGGATCGACCAGATCGCGGGCATCGCGGACTCCGTGCTGGCGCGCTACCGGCCGAACGTGGTGACCCTGGAGATCGGAACCAACGACCTGAACGGCAACTACCAGATCCCGACCGCGGCCGACCGGCTCCGCGCGCTCATCGACCAGATCACCAGGGCCGCACCCGACGCAACCGTGCTCGTCGGCACCGTGATCATCTCCACCAGCGCCACCGAGGAGGCCAACCGGCCCGCGTTCAACGCCAAGTTGCCCGGAATCGTCCAGGCCCAGCAGGCTGCCGGCAAGCGCGTACGCCTGGTGGACATGAGCGCCCTGACCACCGCGGACCTCTCCGACGCCCTGCACCCCAACGACAGCGGCTTCGGCAAGATGGCGGACGCCTTCAACGCGGGCATCCAGGCCGCGGACGCGGCAGGCTGGATCAAGCCGCCGGATTCCGCGGTCGGGCAGGTGCGTTCCGGGATCGCGGGGAAGTGCCTGGGGGTCACCGGCGGCAACAGCGCCAACGGGACCCCCGCGGAGATCCGAACCTGTGACGGCTCGGCCGCGCAGACATGGTCAGCGCGCTCCGACGGCACCCTGCGGGCCCTCGGGAAGTGCCTCGACGTCACCGGCCGCGGTACCGCCAACGGCACCAAGATCGAGATCTGGGACTGCAACGGCGGCACCAACCAGCAATGGCAGACGTACAACGGCGGCTACCGCAACCCGGTCTCCGGCCGTTGCCTCGACGACCCCAACGCGTCCACCACCGACGGTACGCAACTGGTCCTGTGGGACTGCAACGGCGGAGCCCACCAGCAGTGGACCGCGCTGCCCGTGTCCTGA